A genomic region of Xiphophorus couchianus chromosome 18, X_couchianus-1.0, whole genome shotgun sequence contains the following coding sequences:
- the thap12b gene encoding THAP domain containing 12b, whose translation MPNFCAAPNCTRKSTQSDLAFFRFPRDPERCRIWVENCRRADLEAKTADQLNKHYRLCAKHFDPAMVCKTSPYRTVLKDTAIPTIFDLTSHLKNPYTRHRKQIKELTDEDIQRIKERRLASAEQTIKKEDLSNMVDNEPQLSADEKEYRDYLRSLFEILFMLAKQAIPLTTGRVSEEELKSNNFQAVIDYCMNAGDEALRKRFEVTAVNSEYLSAAQLNQLLDVCENTVREEMLMEVRESRFYSLVTGDLVEFANSKHLPVFLRFVNQQNVLREEFVDFLPFVDGDEAALVESLEALLVDRWGLSMEDCRGQAHKATGTSTTKMKAVAVLLMEKYPLALHMPCSHLALNIHLANNLPFPNVQIVMENLRRITSFFKTPHTQDELEKAISIQFQKNEEKRNALKKMCSSGWTEQHNIFDVLLDILPSLLLCMDSIRDNADRKFSSSVTADAYSIGESIADFEVIVTIVILKNVLTFTRAFGRNLQGETLDVFSAASSLTAVLYSLNEVNDNIDVYHEFWYSEAISLAALMQIPVSVPRLFLRKQRAADLGEIQAETYFKEYVTVPVIRGIMQEVEDMFCDNNLRALKCLSLVPAVMGHMKFNTTEENFAEVYSGDLPNPDTLPAELHCWRIKWKHRGKEVRLPTTIHETLQLPDVKFFPNVDAFLKVLSTMPVLKVEKGTGDAATERLQAYVGSVPAKHLNKSLAMLHINTHVKHDLDVMVDKYCRLYPEDDPEAEAEDVGDDVIVTKVI comes from the exons ATGCCGAATTTTTGCGCGGCTCCAAACTGCACACGGAAGAGTACACAGTCCGATTTGGCATTTTTTCGGTTTCCTCGAGACCCTGAGAG aTGCAGAATCTGGGTGGAGAATTGCCGCAGGGCGGATCTCGAAGCCAAAACAGCCGACCAGTTGAATAAGCACTACAGATTATGTGCCAAACACTTTGACCCTGCCATGGTGTGCAAAACT agcCCCTATAGGACGGTCTTAAAGGACACGGCCATCCCAACCATTTTTGATTTGACGAGCCATCTGAAAAACCCTTACACCAGGCATCGGAAGCAGATAAAAGAACtt ACTGATGAAGATATACAGAGGATTAAAGAGAGACGAT TGGCTTCTGCTGAGCAGACCATCAAAAAAGAGGATCTGTCAAACATGGTTGACAACGAGCCTCAGCTCTCGGCCGATGAGAAAGAGTACCGGGATTATTTGAGGTCTTTGTTTGAGATTCTGTTCATGCTGGCAAAACAAGCAATCCCTTTGACCACCGGCAGAGTATCCGAAGAAGAACTCAAGTCCAACAACTTCCAGGCCGTCATAGATTACTGCATGAATGCCGGAGACGAGGCTCTGAGGAAGAGATTCGAGGTGACTGCGGTGAACAGCGAGTACCTCAGCGCTGCGCAGCTGAACCAGCTCCTCGACGTTTGCGAGAACACGGTGAGGGAGGAGATGCTCATGGAGGTGAGGGAGAGTCGTTTCTACTCCCTGGTGACGGGCGACCTGGTCGAATTCGCCAACAGCAAACACTTGCCCGTGTTCCTCCGCTTCGTCAACCAGCAGAACGTCCTCAGAGAGGAGTTCGTGGACTTCCTCCCGTTCGTGGACGGAGACGAGGCGGCGCTGGTGGAAAGCCTGGAGGCTCTCCTGGTGGACCGCTGGGGACTCAGCATGGAGGACTGTCGCGGTCAGGCCCACAAGGCCACCGGGACCTCCACCACTAAGATGAAGGCCGTCGCCGTACTGCTGATGGAGAAGTACCCTCTCGCGCTGCACATGCCTTGCTCGCATTTGGCGCTGAACATCCACCTCGCCAACAACCTACCTTTCCCCAACGTGCAGATCGTCATGGAGAATCTGAGGAGGATTACGTCCTTCTTTAAAACCCCACACACTCAGGATGAGCTGGAGAAGGCCATCTCCATTCAGTTCCAGAAGAACGAGGAGAAAAGAAATGCTCTCAAAAAGATGTGCTCCTCCGGATGGACGGAGCAACACAACATCTTTGACGTGCTGCTGGATATATTACCTTCTCTCCTGCTGTGCATGGATAGCATTCGGGACAATGCCGACAGAAAGTTTTCCAGTAGCGTCACTGCGGATGCGTATTCCATCGGAGAAAGCATCGCGGACTTTGAGGTGATTGTCACCATCGTCATCTTGAAGAACGTTTTGACGTTCACCAGAGCCTTCGGGAGAAACCTTCAGGGGGAAACGCTCGACGTGTTCTCCGCTGCAAGCAGCCTAACGGCGGTGCTGTACTCTCTCAATGAGGTCAACGACAACATCGACGTGTACCACGAGTTCTGGTACAGCGAGGCCATCAGCTTGGCCGCCCTCATGCAGATCCCCGTGTCCGTCCCGAGGCTCTTCCTCCGGAAGCAGCGGGCGGCCGACCTCGGCGAGATCCAGGCCGAGACCTACTTCAAGGAGTACGTGACCGTACCCGTGATCCGCGGCATCATGCAGGAGGTGGAGGACATGTTCTGTGACAACAACCTCCGAGCTCTCAAGTGCCTGTCGCTGGTTCCGGCCGTCATGGGCCACATGAAGTTCAACACCACGGAGGAGAACTTCGCCGAGGTCTACAGCGGCGACCTCCCGAACCCGGACACGCTTCCCGCCGAGCTCCACTGCTGGAGAATCAAATGGAAGCACAGAGGGAAAGAGGTGCGCTTGCCCACCACCATCCACGAGACCCTGCAGCTGCCGGACGTCAAGTTCTTCCCCAACGTGGACGCCTTCCTCAAGGTGCTGTCCACCATGCCGGTGCTCAAAGTCGAGAAAGGCACGGGCGACGCCGCCACCGAGCGGCTGCAGGCGTACGTCGGCAGCGTGCCTGCGAAGCATTTAAACAAAAGTCTCGCGATGCTCCACATCAACACCCACGTCAAGCACGACCTGGATGTCATGGTGGACAAATACTGCCGGCTGTACCCCGAGGATGACCCCGAGGCTGAGGCCGAGGACGTTGGCGATGACGTCATTGTGACCAAAGTGATCTGA